A part of Paenarthrobacter sp. A20 genomic DNA contains:
- a CDS encoding DUF6328 family protein: MVEPEPAPRFGRNESTEERMDRNWMELIQELRVLQTGVQILGGFLLTLPFQPRFGELDDWQRSLYLTNVMVAALTTVLIVLPVSVHRRLFRRGLKSVLVSSADTITKWALGGVAILITGSASLVFDVTAGRTAGLVAGGFIILVLLVLVVGMPLWLYRQGMRNNGDSKEE, encoded by the coding sequence ATGGTAGAGCCGGAACCGGCACCCAGATTCGGCAGGAACGAGTCCACCGAAGAACGGATGGACCGGAACTGGATGGAGTTAATCCAGGAACTTCGTGTCCTTCAAACCGGAGTGCAGATCCTGGGCGGGTTCCTGCTGACGTTGCCTTTTCAACCGCGCTTTGGCGAGCTGGACGACTGGCAACGGAGCCTCTACCTCACCAACGTGATGGTTGCCGCCCTGACCACCGTGCTCATAGTGCTTCCCGTCAGCGTTCACCGAAGACTCTTCCGCCGCGGCCTCAAATCCGTGCTCGTCTCCAGCGCAGACACCATTACCAAATGGGCGCTGGGTGGAGTCGCCATCTTGATCACCGGCTCCGCATCGCTGGTCTTCGACGTCACGGCAGGCAGGACCGCCGGATTGGTGGCGGGCGGCTTCATCATCCTGGTGCTGCTTGTCCTGGTGGTCGGAATGCCTTTATGGCTGTACCGGCAAGGAATGCGCAACAACGGCGACTCGAAGGAAGAGTGA
- a CDS encoding Dps family protein translates to MKASQQLADNLQIVLTDLIELQLQGKQAHWNIVGPNFRDLHLQLDELVLATRQFADDTAERMRALHALPDGRSATIAKGTRLEEFPAGLVNTKNAVKLVTDRVERAVQTMRDVHDEVDEEDPTTADLLHAFIARLEQLVWMINAEIMNAGASVTDPDEA, encoded by the coding sequence ATGAAAGCGTCACAGCAGCTTGCAGACAACCTTCAGATCGTCCTGACAGACCTTATCGAGCTACAGCTCCAAGGGAAGCAGGCCCACTGGAACATCGTGGGACCGAACTTCCGCGATCTGCACCTTCAGTTGGACGAGCTGGTCCTCGCCACCCGCCAGTTTGCCGATGACACCGCCGAGCGCATGCGGGCCCTTCATGCATTGCCTGATGGCCGCAGCGCAACCATCGCCAAGGGCACCCGCCTGGAGGAATTCCCAGCCGGCCTGGTCAACACCAAGAACGCCGTCAAATTGGTGACCGACCGCGTGGAGCGCGCTGTCCAGACAATGCGCGACGTCCATGATGAGGTGGACGAGGAAGATCCCACGACGGCGGACCTGCTGCACGCGTTCATCGCCCGCCTTGAGCAGCTGGTGTGGATGATCAACGCGGAAATCATGAACGCCGGCGCTTCCGTAACGGACCCGGACGAAGCCTAG
- a CDS encoding ATP-dependent DNA ligase, producing the protein MAGKQQERVNVEGHELTLTNLGKIIYPETGTTKAEVLEYYAAVAPFLIPAAANRPVTRKRWVNGVGTAEHPGQVFFQKNLEDSAPKWIPRATIHHSDHTNDYPMVNNLATLTWMAQIASLEIHVPQWQVDAAGNPLRPDRFVLDLDPGPGAGLPECVEVAKLARSILQDMGMDPVPVTSGSKGIHLYTGVDGTLKSEQVSAFAHELARALESDHPELVVSDMKKSLRKGKVLVDWSQNSGNKTTIVPYSLRGKARPTVAAPRTWRELASPSLEHLDFLSVMKRVKSGKDHFASISDRHLPPHGEDGNDDGGAAGGSSGTGGAARERAVTVENRLAKYVGMRDPDKTPEPFPSSSAASAARAPSGSSSPDQPKPGEPPPPGGTFVIQEHHARRYHLDFRLEHDGVLVSWALPRGVPETPDRNNLAVHTEDHPMDYANFAGVIPKGEYGAGTVTIWDRGEYTCEKWRDGKEVIATLTGEPGGGLHGTKRFALINTGQNWLIHLMKEQPGGRKGPPSKDVKPALSQPPVKPPAPQAMPDYTPMLATSGSTDDLHGDDWLYELKWDGIRAVITGTEGRIRLMSRNGNDLTATYPELTDRSCWPDGDFVADGEIVALGKGSRPDFGRLQLRMNLVKTADIERARASVPVQLMLFDLLYDGGTDLSALPFHERRERLSAFADRLRKGCPLHLSAVLDHDVEDLMASAAELGLEGVMAKKADSRYVIGRRSRSWLKLKLEQSQEVVVGGWRTGAGARSGTFGSLLLGIPDGDKLHYVGRVGSGFKDWQLRDIMEKLEPLVIADSPFADIPREDAAGAKWVSPGLVAEVTFGEWTGPGRLRHPVWRGWRPDKSPLDVSQPN; encoded by the coding sequence GTGGCAGGCAAGCAACAGGAGCGGGTAAACGTGGAAGGCCACGAGCTCACCCTCACCAACCTGGGCAAAATCATCTACCCGGAAACCGGGACAACCAAGGCTGAAGTACTGGAGTACTACGCCGCCGTGGCGCCTTTTCTCATCCCGGCAGCGGCGAACAGGCCCGTGACGCGAAAGCGCTGGGTCAACGGCGTTGGTACGGCAGAGCACCCAGGCCAGGTGTTCTTCCAGAAGAACCTTGAGGACTCCGCGCCCAAGTGGATACCGCGGGCCACCATCCACCACTCGGACCACACCAACGACTACCCCATGGTCAATAACCTGGCCACGCTCACCTGGATGGCCCAAATCGCCTCCCTGGAGATCCACGTTCCGCAATGGCAGGTGGACGCCGCCGGGAATCCGCTCCGGCCCGACCGCTTCGTGCTGGATCTTGATCCCGGCCCCGGAGCCGGCCTTCCCGAATGCGTTGAAGTGGCCAAGCTGGCCCGCTCCATCCTGCAGGACATGGGCATGGACCCCGTCCCGGTCACCAGCGGCAGCAAAGGCATCCACCTCTACACGGGCGTTGACGGGACCCTGAAGTCCGAGCAGGTTTCCGCCTTCGCCCACGAGCTCGCGCGCGCCCTGGAGTCCGACCACCCGGAACTGGTGGTCAGCGACATGAAGAAGTCCCTCCGCAAAGGCAAAGTCCTGGTGGACTGGAGCCAGAACAGCGGAAATAAGACGACGATCGTCCCCTACTCACTCCGCGGAAAAGCTCGGCCCACCGTCGCAGCGCCGCGTACGTGGCGGGAGCTCGCCTCCCCCTCGTTGGAGCACCTGGACTTTCTTTCCGTGATGAAACGGGTCAAGTCAGGCAAGGACCACTTCGCTTCGATCTCCGACCGGCACCTGCCGCCGCACGGCGAGGATGGCAATGACGACGGCGGTGCTGCCGGCGGCAGTTCAGGCACGGGTGGGGCCGCCCGTGAGCGGGCGGTGACGGTCGAGAACCGTCTCGCCAAGTACGTTGGGATGCGCGATCCGGACAAGACTCCGGAGCCGTTTCCGTCGTCGTCGGCCGCATCTGCCGCGAGGGCGCCGTCCGGTAGCTCGTCCCCGGACCAGCCGAAACCCGGCGAGCCACCGCCACCGGGCGGCACCTTCGTCATCCAGGAGCACCACGCCCGCCGCTACCATCTGGATTTCAGGCTGGAACACGACGGCGTCCTGGTCTCCTGGGCACTCCCCCGCGGCGTGCCCGAAACCCCGGACCGGAACAACCTTGCCGTGCACACCGAAGACCATCCCATGGACTATGCCAACTTCGCCGGCGTCATTCCCAAAGGTGAATACGGCGCCGGGACGGTCACCATCTGGGACCGCGGGGAGTACACCTGCGAGAAATGGCGCGATGGCAAGGAAGTGATCGCGACCCTCACGGGCGAGCCCGGCGGTGGGTTGCATGGGACCAAGCGGTTCGCCCTCATCAACACTGGTCAGAACTGGCTGATCCACCTCATGAAGGAGCAGCCTGGAGGGCGGAAGGGCCCACCAAGCAAGGACGTGAAGCCGGCGCTCTCCCAGCCGCCGGTCAAGCCGCCCGCACCCCAGGCCATGCCGGACTACACCCCCATGCTGGCCACCTCGGGGTCCACGGACGATCTCCACGGCGACGACTGGCTGTATGAGCTGAAGTGGGATGGGATCCGCGCAGTTATCACAGGTACAGAGGGAAGGATCCGCCTCATGAGCCGCAACGGGAACGACCTCACGGCCACGTACCCGGAGCTCACTGACCGTTCGTGCTGGCCCGACGGTGACTTCGTGGCGGACGGCGAAATCGTGGCGCTGGGCAAGGGCTCCCGACCGGATTTCGGTCGGCTGCAGCTGCGGATGAACCTGGTCAAAACCGCAGATATCGAGCGGGCACGCGCATCGGTGCCGGTGCAGCTCATGCTGTTCGACCTTCTTTACGACGGCGGCACGGACCTGAGCGCCCTGCCATTCCACGAGCGCCGCGAACGGCTTTCAGCCTTTGCGGATCGCCTGCGCAAAGGCTGTCCCCTTCACCTATCCGCCGTGTTGGACCACGACGTGGAAGACCTCATGGCCAGCGCCGCCGAGCTTGGCCTGGAAGGCGTCATGGCGAAGAAGGCGGACAGCCGCTACGTGATCGGGCGCCGGAGCAGGTCCTGGCTCAAGCTCAAGCTGGAGCAGAGCCAGGAGGTGGTGGTGGGTGGCTGGCGTACCGGCGCGGGGGCCCGAAGCGGGACGTTCGGCTCGTTGCTGTTGGGCATTCCGGACGGCGACAAGCTGCACTATGTGGGCAGGGTTGGCAGCGGGTTCAAGGATTGGCAGCTCCGGGACATCATGGAAAAGCTGGAGCCCCTGGTGATTGCTGATTCTCCCTTTGCCGATATTCCCCGGGAAGACGCTGCGGGCGCGAAGTGGGTGAGTCCTGGCCTTGTGGCCGAGGTGACGTTCGGCGAATGGACGGGCCCCGGCCGGCTGCGGCACCCCGTGTGGCGTGGGTGGCGTCCGGACAAGTCCCCCTTAGACGTCAGCCAGCCCAACTGA
- a CDS encoding fructose-specific PTS transporter subunit EIIC produces MTQLITTQLVTLDQNLGDSPADVIRVLAGKVADTGRASEVEGLFTDAFAREQKTATGVPGGIAIPHCRSAAVTEPALAMARLSHKVDFGAKDGPADLIFFIAAPDGADQEHLKLLSKLARSLIKKDFTAALRAAATEQDIVDLVDGALADKPAAAAAAPVENTTAAAAPKRIVAVTACPTGIAHTYMAADSLVAAAKEMGVDLQVETQGSSGAKPLDPAVIAAADAVIFAVDVDVRGKERFAGKPVINAPVKRGIDEPTKMVQEALAAAEDPHARRVPHSGAEEQAERAEDEKGEHIGQKLKRALLTGVSYMIPFVAGGGLLIALGFLLGGYDITAVADKVVLENNFGNLPEGGLTIYLGAVLFKIGALSMGFLVPALAGYIAYAIADRPGIAPGFVAGAVSGFMGAGFLGGIVGGLLAGYIAHLIGTWQVPRWLRGLMPVVIIPLLASIVASGLMFLVLGGPIAGLTVALNTWLTGMSGASAVVLGIILGLMMCFDLGGPVNKVAYAFAVAGLSAGSADNQAPWMIMGTVMAAGMVPPLAMALATALDKKVFTLNERENGKAAWLLGASFISEGAIPFAAADPLRVIPASMLGGALTGALCMATGVTSQAPHGGLFVFFAIGNLVMFVVAIVAGMVVSALAVIALKRWAVKKPVEAEPVPATASV; encoded by the coding sequence GTGACCCAGCTGATCACAACCCAATTGGTCACCCTCGACCAAAACCTGGGCGACTCCCCTGCCGACGTCATCCGCGTCCTGGCCGGCAAAGTTGCCGACACCGGCCGTGCTTCCGAGGTTGAAGGGCTCTTCACTGATGCCTTTGCCCGCGAGCAGAAGACCGCAACGGGCGTCCCCGGCGGTATCGCCATCCCGCACTGCCGCTCGGCCGCCGTCACCGAACCTGCCCTTGCCATGGCCCGCCTCTCGCACAAGGTGGACTTCGGCGCCAAGGACGGCCCGGCAGACCTGATCTTCTTCATCGCAGCCCCGGACGGCGCGGACCAGGAACACCTGAAGCTGCTCTCCAAACTGGCTCGTTCGCTGATCAAGAAGGACTTCACGGCGGCGCTGCGTGCGGCCGCCACTGAGCAGGACATCGTGGACCTCGTGGACGGCGCGCTGGCAGACAAGCCTGCGGCTGCTGCCGCAGCTCCTGTAGAAAACACGACGGCGGCTGCCGCACCAAAGCGCATTGTCGCCGTGACCGCCTGCCCAACGGGTATTGCACACACCTACATGGCCGCTGATTCGCTCGTCGCCGCCGCCAAGGAAATGGGCGTTGACCTGCAGGTCGAAACCCAGGGTTCTTCCGGCGCCAAGCCGTTGGACCCGGCGGTGATCGCTGCGGCTGACGCAGTGATCTTCGCCGTCGACGTTGATGTTCGCGGCAAGGAGCGCTTCGCCGGAAAGCCTGTCATCAACGCACCGGTCAAGCGCGGCATCGACGAACCCACCAAGATGGTCCAGGAAGCTCTCGCCGCCGCTGAAGATCCGCATGCCCGCCGTGTTCCGCACTCCGGCGCCGAAGAGCAGGCTGAGCGTGCCGAGGACGAGAAGGGCGAGCACATCGGCCAGAAGCTGAAGCGCGCACTCCTCACCGGTGTGAGCTACATGATTCCGTTCGTGGCCGGTGGTGGTCTGCTGATTGCCCTCGGGTTCCTGCTGGGCGGCTATGACATCACTGCCGTGGCGGACAAGGTGGTGCTGGAGAACAACTTCGGCAACCTGCCTGAGGGCGGCCTCACCATCTACCTCGGTGCGGTCCTGTTCAAGATCGGCGCCCTGTCCATGGGCTTCCTGGTCCCGGCCCTGGCTGGCTACATTGCCTACGCCATCGCCGACCGTCCGGGTATTGCCCCGGGCTTCGTCGCCGGTGCCGTATCAGGCTTCATGGGTGCAGGGTTCCTCGGCGGCATCGTCGGCGGCCTACTGGCCGGTTACATCGCGCATCTGATCGGAACCTGGCAGGTACCCCGCTGGCTCCGTGGCCTGATGCCCGTCGTCATCATCCCGCTGCTTGCCTCCATCGTCGCGTCCGGCCTGATGTTCCTGGTTCTCGGCGGTCCCATCGCAGGCCTCACGGTAGCCCTGAACACTTGGCTCACCGGCATGAGCGGCGCTTCCGCCGTGGTCCTTGGCATCATCCTCGGCCTCATGATGTGCTTCGATCTGGGTGGTCCGGTCAACAAGGTTGCCTACGCCTTCGCAGTTGCCGGCTTGAGCGCGGGCAGCGCCGACAACCAGGCTCCGTGGATGATTATGGGCACCGTGATGGCGGCCGGCATGGTCCCGCCGCTGGCGATGGCCTTGGCTACCGCGTTGGACAAGAAGGTCTTCACCCTCAACGAGCGTGAGAACGGCAAGGCGGCTTGGCTGCTGGGTGCATCCTTCATCTCCGAAGGCGCCATTCCCTTCGCCGCAGCCGACCCGCTGCGTGTTATCCCCGCCAGCATGCTGGGCGGCGCACTGACCGGCGCACTCTGCATGGCCACCGGGGTCACCTCGCAGGCTCCCCATGGCGGTTTGTTCGTCTTCTTCGCCATCGGCAACCTGGTGATGTTCGTCGTCGCCATCGTGGCCGGAATGGTGGTCAGCGCCCTGGCTGTCATCGCCCTCAAGCGCTGGGCCGTGAAGAAGCCGGTTGAAGCAGAACCCGTTCCTGCAACCGCCAGTGTCTAA
- a CDS encoding DNA topoisomerase IB: MPRLKRSDLSKPGIVRRKVGKGFSYRHPDGSLVSKEDRQRVNALAIPPAWTDVWISPFENGHILATGVDDAGRSQYIYHPTWRERKDTEKFIRAATLGRVLPSVRRNVTVHLQDSGDPRQQTLAAAVRFMDLGALRVGSEIYMKQNGSYGLTTLRCRHARVEGPDVFLKFPGKSGQLWDTSIRDPALAAFLEPLAERPGKERLLAYQSDGTWVPVDASMINEYLRGIAGEAYSSKDFRTWKGTAAAALCLIKSGHKGTPRQAVVRAIKEASELLGNTPSVARSSYVDPRIIEGYLSEELKDVKPTEASIAAYLNGSDS, from the coding sequence GTGCCAAGGCTTAAGCGGAGTGACCTTTCCAAGCCCGGCATTGTTCGCCGCAAGGTAGGAAAAGGATTCAGCTACCGCCACCCGGACGGGAGTCTGGTCAGCAAGGAGGATCGCCAGCGCGTCAATGCGCTGGCGATCCCGCCTGCTTGGACCGATGTATGGATCAGCCCTTTCGAGAACGGGCACATCCTGGCGACTGGCGTGGATGATGCGGGGCGCAGCCAGTACATCTACCACCCCACATGGCGGGAACGGAAGGACACCGAGAAGTTCATTCGGGCTGCCACGCTGGGGAGGGTCCTGCCGTCCGTCCGACGTAACGTGACCGTGCATCTCCAGGATTCAGGGGACCCCCGGCAGCAAACCCTTGCTGCCGCAGTGCGGTTCATGGATCTGGGTGCCCTGCGCGTCGGGTCGGAGATCTACATGAAGCAGAACGGCTCCTACGGGCTCACCACTCTCCGGTGCCGTCACGCGCGGGTGGAAGGACCGGACGTCTTCCTCAAGTTCCCCGGCAAGAGCGGCCAATTGTGGGACACCTCCATCCGCGACCCTGCCCTGGCGGCCTTTCTGGAACCACTGGCGGAGCGGCCAGGCAAGGAACGCCTGCTGGCTTACCAATCCGACGGAACCTGGGTACCCGTCGACGCGTCCATGATCAATGAATACCTGCGTGGCATCGCGGGGGAGGCCTATTCCTCGAAGGATTTCCGGACATGGAAAGGCACTGCGGCTGCGGCGCTCTGCCTCATCAAATCCGGCCACAAAGGCACTCCCCGCCAGGCCGTAGTGCGGGCCATCAAGGAAGCCTCGGAACTTCTGGGCAATACTCCATCCGTGGCGCGATCCTCCTACGTGGACCCGAGGATCATCGAGGGGTACCTGTCCGAAGAACTCAAGGACGTGAAGCCCACCGAAGCGTCGATTGCGGCCTACCTGAACGGAAGCGACTCCTAG
- a CDS encoding Ku protein: MRAIWKGSIAFGLVNVPVKLYSATEDHDIGLHQVHNKDGGRIRYQRKCEICSEVVAYEDIDKAYEEEGRTVVLTAAELKSLPEENSREIEVVEFIPAEQLDPIMYERSYFLEPDSKSPKAYMLLRQTLEDTDRIAIVQYALRQKTRLGALRVRGDVLLLQALLWGDEVREAKFPSLETDIKISDKELEMSSALVESMAHDFDPDEYTDDYQAQLKTLIEAKLEKGEALDTEATFGVVEGEGEGGDVIDLMEALKRSLDKKRGKEKESDDDAAASKTASKPKARAKKKA; the protein is encoded by the coding sequence ATGAGGGCCATATGGAAGGGATCCATCGCGTTCGGTCTGGTCAACGTACCAGTGAAGCTCTACAGTGCCACGGAGGATCACGATATTGGCCTGCACCAAGTCCACAATAAGGACGGCGGGCGGATTCGGTACCAGCGAAAATGCGAAATTTGCAGCGAAGTCGTGGCCTATGAGGATATCGACAAGGCCTACGAAGAAGAAGGCCGGACAGTGGTCCTTACCGCCGCTGAATTAAAGTCCTTGCCCGAGGAGAACAGCCGTGAGATCGAAGTGGTGGAGTTTATCCCCGCTGAGCAGCTGGATCCCATCATGTACGAGCGCAGCTATTTCCTTGAGCCGGATTCCAAATCCCCCAAGGCCTATATGCTGTTGCGGCAGACGCTGGAGGACACGGACAGGATAGCCATTGTCCAGTATGCGCTGCGCCAAAAGACCCGGCTGGGGGCGTTGCGGGTACGCGGCGATGTGCTGTTGCTCCAGGCACTGCTATGGGGCGACGAAGTCCGTGAGGCCAAGTTCCCGTCGCTGGAGACGGACATCAAGATCTCCGACAAGGAACTCGAGATGTCCTCCGCCCTGGTGGAGTCCATGGCGCACGACTTTGATCCGGACGAATACACCGATGACTATCAAGCGCAGCTGAAGACACTGATCGAGGCGAAGCTGGAGAAGGGCGAGGCCCTGGACACCGAGGCCACCTTCGGCGTCGTGGAAGGCGAAGGCGAGGGCGGCGACGTCATCGACCTCATGGAAGCACTCAAGCGCAGTCTGGATAAGAAGCGCGGCAAGGAAAAAGAGTCCGACGACGATGCTGCCGCCAGCAAAACTGCCAGCAAGCCAAAGGCGCGGGCAAAGAAAAAGGCGTGA
- a CDS encoding HPr family phosphocarrier protein — translation MPERTATIASRVGLHARPAAIFAEAAGDLDLDITIARQGEPADDAMDAASILSLMSLGASHGDVVVLRAEGEGADAALDSLVKILETDHDAE, via the coding sequence ATGCCTGAACGTACCGCCACCATCGCAAGCCGTGTGGGCCTCCATGCCCGCCCCGCCGCAATCTTCGCCGAAGCTGCCGGCGACCTTGACCTCGACATCACCATCGCCCGCCAAGGCGAGCCTGCCGACGACGCCATGGACGCTGCCAGCATCCTGTCCCTGATGAGCTTGGGAGCATCCCACGGTGACGTGGTGGTTCTGCGTGCCGAGGGTGAAGGTGCGGACGCCGCTTTGGACAGCCTGGTGAAGATCCTCGAAACGGACCACGACGCCGAGTAG